AGAGATTTTTTAGTCCTACATATTTAAAGACAATAACTTTATCAATGACGAATGAGcacaaattaaaacaagatCGGTCATGAAGCATTTTCAGCAGTAAATGCAATTTAAAGAACATGTTGAAAAAATGagttacaaattacaaaatttaatacatTGAAATGCATATCACACATTGTAATCTTCAATAAGAATTATTTCTTTCATATTGGTCCGATTCCTGGACCGGTCCAATTACTAAGTTCTTCTTCGTCTACTTCACGGTCTTCCGTTGGCTGATTCACTAGTATCAGTTGGGACTTGGGACTATCACCAGCTCCACGTAGAGCAGCTACTAAATCTAGTAGATATATATAACCtacaaaatgttaaaaataatttcatataatattatattgaaaAACAAGACATCTTTTAATCTAAAATCTATAttcaatgtatatattttaaacgtTCAATACAAATACTCAATCTTATTGCTGTAAAAATAAGTGTATAACATTGCATactatattacaaataataaccacactttatattttaacatctaagcaatttttattaatatgaatcAGAGTATACATGATCATGaatgaaattacaaatacaacCAATGATTTGTGTAACGAAAATATTATAAAGCAAATTACGCATTGCGAAATACTTTATCATCTTTGTCATTTTCGTCAATCTGGtgtgattttcttgcttgataatcatcttcttttgtgTGATTGAAATACCGGTAACGCATTCGAAAATCATAGACAGCGATCCATCTTTTACATCGCAATACCTTCGGATTGATCGAAACTCTCATACAAAAAGAGATGTCAATGGTCTTGGTTGTAATTAAAACCCATTGTTGAGGATATGGTATAAGCCATCTTCTGATTTTCCTCCATAATAATTGCTTATTAtcacttcatcttcatctccgAATTGCCTCTTTCTCCATGATAGTTTCCATGGACTGTTTCTTCGATTCAGGTTTGCTTGTCTCCTTGATCTGCATAACGCGGTTGCAATATGTCTTGAATTTGTCGATTCTTTTACTAACATGTAGTTAAACatgttatgtttcttcttcattggCCATCTTACATGAGTGTGATATGTATGCGCGTTGTGGGCATTATTTGTTTGAAACTCCACACACCTTGACTCCACACCACATATAGAAGAAACTCATTGCTCCAAAGACGTTGTTGAAGATCTTCACGACAAATACTTCTGCTGTGATTCCGGGATCCCATGTGCGTCGAGGGTCGCAGATATGCATGATAACACCATCGACAATTCTTGCCGCTTCGGGATTACCCGGAAAAACACCGTGAATGAAGTACATCATCATCACACGGACAATTACGCCTCTATGGAGAGGAAAGAGAACCTTGACAGTGAGAAACGAAGTAGCGGCCATTGTTATGGATATCAGGAATTGAGGCATACTCAACCACAGATTTTTGAACAAAGACATCATCATAACCAGATCGCCATGTTCTACACTGCCAGACAAACCCATCACCAAACACTCATCTCTTATGCTACTATTCAAAACCATCTCGGCTGCGAAGAGGGAGCACACAAGAGCAGTTGGTGATAATCTTTCAAGCAATCAGAACTCCGACTGAGATTTATTAAGAATACTTTAAACTACAGATGAAAAAACTGGAAAAGAAAGTATGGCCGACACCGGCCGAAGAAAACTAAGGGAAGTTGTTTTTGTTCAGAATCGCCTTCTTCGTCGTCGCTTGGGGAGAGTCAGTTACGGACAGATAACCACACTTTatatttaacaacaaaatagtACATAAATTTGAATACCCGTTTCTacattataacatatttttccatataaaaaaacttaacaatacTTGAGAAAAAAATCCTCGTTATGTAACAGGAATATCATCTAGTACGAGTTCTAAATTGTAATATCAAACTTTATCTAATAGacttacaacatatatatattatggtaacaaattatatattatggtAACACAGGAATACTCTGTTCATTCCTAAAGAAATTACCACTATCAACTCGAGTCTTAATCTTCACCAACCTCTCAAAATTACCTCCGAAATAATTCGTACCGTAACGTTTACCTTCAACATAGCTCATTATTTTCCCACTGTGTGAATTAATCCCCAAATCAAGATCACGATAATTAGGAAACGTCTGTCTCGGATTCTTGGATACAAACAGTGTCATGAATTGGTACAACTCCCTCGTCAAATCCATGTACCGGTTGGTTAGTCTACCTTCATTCCAATCCGAACCGTACTGAATTTTCCAGAGGTTCCCGGCTCTATGTGGAAACGGAGTCGCCGTCGAAGGAATCTTGTCCATCACGCCACCGTATGGAGTGAAAGTCATAGTTGGGATTTCGAGCTCGATCATTTTTCTCCAAATTGATTCTAAACCGGTTCTTGAAATCGGTTCACGTACGTAATCTGATTTCCTCTTGAGGTAGGTCACGGTTTGGTCCCTCTGGAGTAGAAGTTTCTCAGAAGAACCCACTTGCATATCTGCCCAAAATAGCACCGATTGGATCCAGCTTGTTTCGGTACAGTCAGACCGGATTAGACCTAATTCTGGGAATCTCCGGTTTAATATCGACAGGAGCGTTGTTGTGTCTCCAAGAAACATAGCTTTGAACGTTGCCCTGATGGTCTTTCGTGTGGAAACGGGGCCGTTTACGAATACGACTTCGATGATTGTTCTTAGAAAAAGCTCGTCCGGTAGCTCCGGTGCAACATGCTGCCACCGGTGAACGATCTCGGTTGCGTTTTGCTCTAACGTCCGGGAAATACTAAAAACGGTGACATTTTCAGGGACTTCGACTAGGCTTATCTTGTAGGCTAAAACTACGCCATAGCTACCTCCTCCTCCGTTTATTGCCCAGAAGTGATCTTCTCCCATTAATTTTCTATCCAAAAAATTTCctgaaattttcaaaacatacAGCGGAATGataaataaattactatatatCTAAATATTCAGGTATATAAAAGTAATAACAATATAGCTATATCTAGAGTAATCTGATATATCAAAAACTCATTACATGAAGCATATAAGTTGTTTAATTTCAAATGTTTTGTATGAATATATTTGTATACTGACTTTAAATTTTCGATCTGATATCAagtaattaatgaaattatttgccggaaaaaactaaactaaaatgatactaattataaattttatgagcatataaaataatgaaactagattattataattgattataccATTGACATCGACCATTCTTGCATCGATGGTATTATCTACTGTGAGACCGTGTTTTCTCATCATATTACTATAACCTCCACCGCTAATATGGCCACCGACACCAACCGTGGGACAAATCCCAGCGGGATAAGCTAGAGTGTTGCTCTTCTCCCATATATGGTAATAAACCTCTCCGAGGACGGCACCGGTTTGGACCCACGCGGTTTTACTCGCCACGTCGACGTCAACTGAACGGAGATTGAACATGTCGAGGACGAAGAACGGTTCGCCAGAGTACGTAACGTACGACAAGCCGTCATAGTCGTGACCGCCGCTTCTGATTTTCATCTGAAGGCTGTGGCGTTGACCGCAAGTAACCGCGGCTTGGACGTGAGATTCATGTGTTGCGGCGATTATGAGGAATGGTTTTGGAGTGTCGGAGGTGTTGAAGCGGAGGTTACGTATGTTGGCTTCTAATACGGAGGAGTAGGAGCGATTTCCGGCGAAGAACACGGCGGGAGAGATGGGATGTGTAGGGTCGGAGTTTGAGGTTAGGCATTGTGTGAAAGTCTCAGATGATTTTGATTCCCGTACGCAGACGacgaaaaatgaaaaaagaaccAATAAAATACTTGGATATTTCATTTTTAGGGATTGAACGTTGAagtaaagaaattaaatatttgtgtttatgAATGTCGTCGAGgattttatgttatatatatacttacaggaattttttttcttctaatatagttaaaatgttattatcctactatattaatcgagaaatacaaatatgaaactaactttaaagtatgtaaaaaattacattcactTGTCATTagaaaagtttaattaattaattaatttttattaattattaataaacaaaaaaaattgtagaaaaacaaattaaattagatctataaaattaaataaaatttattcgaatCTAAACTAATTggtacttgaaaaaaatatattattaaaaatataatttaataaaatctacaactacaaattttatcaacattttttaccagaacaagttaaattttttttatcaaaaatctaatcaaaaaatctatattaattcCGTTTAATagcttatattttaaaaattaataaataatataataataaaataaattattacaattttttatgaaacacctaaaaacatatttaatatgTTACGTACTCTTGCAAAAGATATGGTAGAAGTGAAAGTGGATCGAAACACGTAAACTTAAAATCATGATTTGTTAAATTGAGACTGATCGTAGGACTCTTTCATTAAAATCATGAGAGCTGTGTTAGAACAATGAGAGATTTATAGCATCGAGactatttgttttaatatattttgaaaactatGTATACGGCAaatagaaaaactttttttttttcttctttgcatgAAATCAATCATACGATAGGATGACATAATTTTGAAATCGAAGACGGATAATTAATGAGAGAATAAGAAGATATGTTTGAACCCTAAACCAAATTTGATGATTTAATAAAAGGATAagatatattatgaaacaaaaaatcttctttaaaatatcctatattataaaacggaACGAGGATAATCTTTTTTCAtctaaaacaaagttttaacTGTATCAAGACAttatattatgtaatttttaatatatgtcctaaaaatatacaaatatacatattaaaatagattttattttgtaaaaaaagataGAATAAAGCTTTTAAATATTTCTGTAACATAGCTGTTAAGCGGCCTCCATGGCTAGCTCATCAATACGTATTGCGATCACACTATTTcaagttaatataatatcttttttcaacgaaaaaacaaaaatctctaaCATTCCATCACTGCAGCAATTTTATCATTGTAAATAAGATTTATTGCATGTGTATCAGTGTATCGTTGCATGAAATCAGTCATACGACACTAAGAAAATGGCAAATAATTTTGAATTAGAAAAATGCGCCAATTAATAAAAGGATAAAACGATACATTTGAACCCTAAAGCAAAGTGAtattaaaagtattttaaattaatgtaattttatatttcttaattttaatattttaaaattgtgtgcttacatatttttacatgCACTTActgtatgtaaataatttaatatttaaaacatattatatcaaatactaataatattttaaaactttcatcACATACATTATCACCACCTATATCACGCCtaacaatttaataaaagagtattataaaaataaaataatttaagaaaatgattaaaattcaatttaatatatttgttctcaaagacaaaaaggaaaaaaaatccccagtgaaataaaaacttaaaattttgaaaataaaataaaataataatttgattaattaataaatgagaaataccctaaaataccATCAAATTAGTTTTCCATCCTAATATACCACACAttccttatttttctattaataccATTAGTTACTAATTAGAAAGACAATTCTATCCTTGTAGCATAAACACATTGAAGGAAGCTTTTAGGTTTATCGATCATTTCATCTGCGTCGTTGGAGAACGACATTGTTTTCGGCGAGATCTGGCAGCTCCGTCTAGCTACGACGTTGTCCCCGTCTTCCTCCAGCATCGTCATCTCCGTCTTCCTTTGACAGTGTCATTCTCTACCATCGTCTTCATCTATCTTCCTCTGACATCATGATTGCTTTGTTAATTGAATCGATTCAATCTCAATTCTAATCGTATCTCAACAGAAATGTTATTtgctttttataatttttttttattctctctcttgAAGCTAGTGAATCATTGGGTTTGAAATTGGGAGATTATGAAACCATAACTCCTCAATCAGAGAGGAATTAGGCGTTTTTTCATGATTCGATGGGTATTGGATTCACAAAGGTTGGTGTATTCATATCAATTTAGGTGAATCAAATTGTTTGATCCGATTTGAGATTACCTATTTAATCGTATTTGTCTTGATTTTTATGTGTCTATGTGGAGCTACAGAGACAAATTTACTCATAAGAAACATTATAAGCATCTCTTTTGCCAAAAAATGGAAGCTTGTTCTTGTTGGACTTGTATTTTATGTTCTACCTCATCCTCCAATTTATGACTTTTAATGTTGTTTTAAGTTCATTCTAGCTCTGAAATTTCATGATTTGTGCTTTATATTTAGCAGCTTGACATGGATGTTGTAATTTACAGAATTGTAGGTGGATCTGGTGGAGAAGTGCACATGATGGGAAGAAGCTAAGCATTACATCCAATGATGAGAAGAATGATTGATGTTGATGGTACCTTTAAGAATCTAAGCATTACGAGATTTCTTGCATAAGTCTCTTGCCATAAGAGCAAAATTCAAGGGAACGTTGTTGGTAGATACAACAGACGAAGATGATCACTTATATACTCGATAATCATAAGTTCTCAGGTTCAAAAAACAAAGTTAGGAAGACTTTCCTAAATATCAAGAACGTCTTCCTAAACATTATGTAATCCTTcataatttgaagtttttaatcTCATAATCTATATTTTGCCTTAATGTATCATATTGCTCCATTTTAATCAGTggtaatgatttgattttatgttCTTCTAAACATTATAATGTCCTTCCTAAATTTGTGCTCAAAGTTGTTTGTGATATTGTGGAAGCTGATATAACTCAGCTGGTTATTCAGTTTCAAGATAAACTTGGTACTTTTGGTGCACATGGAATTGTTTAAGCTTTATAAAGTCATCCTGAATTTCAAGATAACTCATGATGTTAACCAAGGTCATCCTGAATTTCATGATAATTGcttaagttttatattaaagttgtcaaccaataccaataaTAGGCTTTGACTTAGTGGTTACTTTCACACTCATAATTGAAATGATGTCATGAGTCTTTTCGGTGCGTGTAATCCTACTCATTTTTTAGGATGACCATCCTGAATTTCATAAAACATTTCCTAAATACTGTTAAGTCTTTCCCGAATTCAGGATACTAACCGAATAATAGACTTTGTCTTACTGGTCACTCTCACACTCATAAATGAATTGATGTCACGGGTTCGAGTCTTCTGGGTGCGTGTAATCCtacaccaatttttttaaatccttCATAAATACTATTCAATCTCTCCCGAACTCAgaatacatttttatatatatatttagaccaATATTCAAATTATATGCTTTGGCTTACTCGTTATTCTCAAACTCTTAAATGAAATGATGGCACGGGTTTGAGTCTTTTAGGTGTGTGTAATCCTaccccttttgttttttttaaagatgacCATCCTGAATTTCACAACACccttcctaaatattattaagTCTTTCCCGAATCTGTAGAAAACTACCAAATTATTTCACAAAACACACCTCTTTCCAAGTATTTTCAACATTTAAATCTTAATGTGAAAACATATACCATATGATATTCCAATAACTCATTGTAACTGATTAAATCTACCATcttaaaacaaagaatcaacCTCTAACAGGTCCTACAAAGAAATTCTTCATCCTCTCATACTCTGCAACCAAGAGGATGTTTTGCGCTACTTTGATCCACTCTTAATTTGGAAATTGGT
The sequence above is a segment of the Camelina sativa cultivar DH55 chromosome 10, Cs, whole genome shotgun sequence genome. Coding sequences within it:
- the LOC104719100 gene encoding reticuline oxidase-like protein; the protein is MKYPSILLVLFSFFVVCVRESKSSETFTQCLTSNSDPTHPISPAVFFAGNRSYSSVLEANIRNLRFNTSDTPKPFLIIAATHESHVQAAVTCGQRHSLQMKIRSGGHDYDGLSYVTYSGEPFFVLDMFNLRSVDVDVASKTAWVQTGAVLGEVYYHIWEKSNTLAYPAGICPTVGVGGHISGGGYSNMMRKHGLTVDNTIDARMVDVNGNFLDRKLMGEDHFWAINGGGGSYGVVLAYKISLVEVPENVTVFSISRTLEQNATEIVHRWQHVAPELPDELFLRTIIEVVFVNGPVSTRKTIRATFKAMFLGDTTTLLSILNRRFPELGLIRSDCTETSWIQSVLFWADMQVGSSEKLLLQRDQTVTYLKRKSDYVREPISRTGLESIWRKMIELEIPTMTFTPYGGVMDKIPSTATPFPHRAGNLWKIQYGSDWNEGRLTNRYMDLTRELYQFMTLFVSKNPRQTFPNYRDLDLGINSHSGKIMSYVEGKRYGTNYFGGNFERLVKIKTRVDSGNFFRNEQSIPVLP